tccattcagtggtttaaccacaggagtcatttttcgttattataatttacaacatcatgtgtaaagcagagataaaattaggagtatcgtatgttttgatcagttgacagctgtcagttttcaagggagaatttcagttgtttgtaatgactgacttttatatggtgttctaatttttgcacatttttattccatttactttgtttgaaaaaatcattttttttatttttacgtatttttcttttatctttgtgtttaTCGAcacatattaaccagtatattaacgcatttcatttaatgtgattatgaacgacacacccgatatgtatgTAATTCAATTTCTCAttcgtaataataatttcagaTTCGACGCCACCGACGCTCGTGAAGTGTTACTGGCTGTGTTACAACACCGCTATCACTATAGCCTTCTTCATCACGATATTCTACTGGTCCTTGCTCACCGATGTTGGTAAGTCAATTCCAATATTCATACGCTTACGCTGACGAAGTATTTGAATAAGACACTCGACCGGAAGACGTTTGAATCCTTGCACGTTTGTTTGTATATCTTTAACCGAGGAACTTTTTTGtcccaaaaagaaaaatgtgaGCATGTGAGCACATACTTCTCTCGTCTTACGACATTGCTGCCGTGAATTTGTTTTTACTGAATCCTCCTTTGTCTACCATTTCAGTGGAAGGTGACTACGCCCTGAATAAAGTGCTGGACGTGTTCATCCACGGCATCAACTCGGTGCTGATGTTCTTCCTCCTGGCGACGTCACGCCACCCCCACAGGCTGATGCACTTCTACATCCCGGTGCTGTTCGGTATCATCTACATGATCTTCAGTATTATCTACTACTTCGCCGGAGGACTGAGTCCGTGAGTATATTTAAGACGTTTATTTTTGGGCTCCGACTAAAAGACGTTGCTAtggaatacatatttttaaattcattttatcaGGTCTTGTAAAATTCATTTTGGGATATTATACTCTATTAAACCAAGATTTAAATCAACATTATTCGCAACCCTTTGGCCATAGCAGACTATACTTAACTCACATTCTGACCCttcaatttaaaactaaaattgtaTTTGTTCTGTCCAGATTCGGCACAAATTGGATATACCCGATGCTGGACTGGTCGAAACCCGGTGAGACTGTGTTAATGATCGTGGGAACAGCTATACTGATCATTGTGATACACATGATCGTTACCGCCATGACCGTGGGCCGGGACGCCCTCACCAAGAAGTATAGAGACACCACGGTTATACCCATATCCAACGGCCAAAGTACTGGGATGTCCAGCAATTACTTAAGATAGACAATAAGCTGTTAGAAGTCAAGCCTGGACCTTACACAAAGGCAAACCAAGTGTTGCAAACAATCCTGCA
Above is a window of Helicoverpa zea isolate HzStark_Cry1AcR chromosome 1, ilHelZeax1.1, whole genome shotgun sequence DNA encoding:
- the LOC124634204 gene encoding protein rolling stone-like — protein: MGGSVKKYFKKECQLRMCSLDYEDPSDFCISCWQRNRSVWPLLLIRALIMIGCVGTVISSLVIMGSDMGAGHWFIFMTHWGLIVNTVASILAFSVSLAELIKGEDSTPPTLVKCYWLCYNTAITIAFFITIFYWSLLTDVVEGDYALNKVLDVFIHGINSVLMFFLLATSRHPHRLMHFYIPVLFGIIYMIFSIIYYFAGGLSPFGTNWIYPMLDWSKPGETVLMIVGTAILIIVIHMIVTAMTVGRDALTKKYRDTTVIPISNGQSTGMSSNYLR